From a single Osmerus mordax isolate fOsmMor3 chromosome 6, fOsmMor3.pri, whole genome shotgun sequence genomic region:
- the mboat1 gene encoding lysophospholipid acyltransferase 1 isoform X1, which translates to MGEPDISVFKTTGSKWLLPVSEFFGFPLDQVNFLACQVFALGAAFWFRLYLGPRHASPLSRHAVATLFGVSFVIFCFGWYSAHIIGLVLICYCIMVRASIHNIHRYSMITAMGYLTVCQVSRVFIYNYGILSTDFSGPLMIITQKITMLAFQLHDGMSKAPGDLTAEQRRYAVSSRPSLMEYLSYHLNFLSVLVGPCSNYQDYAEFIQGTHVQRRLKRPSASSNGHNGLDKTPELDPSPLGAVVHKVLVCCVCMLLFLTLTKALPISYNVDIIFFSQAPFLTRLAYAFFSIQAARPKFYFAWTLADAINNAAGYGFRGVDENGKACWDLVSNLNIWGIETATSFKTFIDNWNIQTGVWLKTVCYDRAPRYATALTFVLSALWHGVYPGYYFTFLTAIPITLAARAVRKTCHQYFLSSDVLKSFYDVMTWAATQLAICYTVMPFLLLAVEPTVLYYRSMYFHVHILSILTALVLQPKQRGAQPAHSNNNVKGN; encoded by the exons ATGGGAGAGCCAGACATCTCTGTGTTTAAAACTACCGGCTCCAAATGGTTACTCCCAGTCAGCGAATTTTTCGGATTTCCTTTAGATCAG GTCAATTTCTTGGCGTGTCAAGTGTTTGCCCTCGGTGCCGCTTTCTGGTTTCGCCTCTACCTCGGCCCCCGACATGCCAGCCCGCTGTCCCGCCACGCTGTGGCCACCCTCTTTGGGGTCTCTTTCGTTATATTCTGCTTTGGTTG GTATTCAGCGCACATCATCGGTCTGGTGTTAATATGCTACTGCATCATGGTCAGAGCTTCCATTCACAACATCCACAG GTACTCCATGATCACAGCTATGGGTTACCTTACAGTGTGCCAAGTTAGCAGAGTATTTATCTACAACTATGGAATACTATCTACTGACTTCTCTGG GCCTCTGATGATAATCACACAGAAGATCACCATGCTAGCGTTCCAGCTGCACGATG GCATGTCAAAAGCACCTGGGGATCttacagcagagcagaggcGTTACGCTGTCAG CTCCAGACCGTCTCTGATGGAGTACCTCAGCTACCACCTCAACTTCCTCAGTGTCCTGGTGGGGCCCTGCAGTAACTACCAGGACTATGCAGAGTTCATACAGGGGACGCACGTCCAACGGAGGCTCAAACGACCATCAGCCTCCAGCAATGGACACAACGGCCTGGATAAGACCCCAGAGCTAGACCCCTCTCCTCTG GGAGCTGTCGTCCACAAGGTgctggtgtgctgtgtgtgcatgctgctgTTTCTGACCCTCACCAAGGCCTTGCCCATCTCCTACAACGTGGACATCATCTTCTTCAGCCAAGCGCCCTTCCTCACCAGGCTGGCCTATGCATTCTTCTCCATCCAAGCTGCCAGACCCAAGTTCTACTTTGCATGGACTTTAG ctgatGCTATCAACAACGCCGCAGGTTACGGCTTCAGAGGCGTGGATGAGAACGGAAAGGCATGCTGGGACCTCGTCTCCAACCTGAATATCTGGGGCATCGAG ACGGCAACTAGTTTCAAGACGTTTATAGACAACTGGAATATTCAGACTGGTGTTTGGCTGAAGAC ggtgtGCTATGATCGGGCTCCTCGTTATGCCACGGCTCTGACCTTTGTGCTGTCGGCGTTGTGGCACGGTGTCTACCCAGGGTACTACTTCACCTTCCTGACCGCCATCCCCATCACCCTGGCAGCCCGTGCT gtacGTAAAACCTGCCACCAGTATTTCCTGTCCTCCGACGTGTTGAAATCGTTCTATGATGTCATGACGTGGGCCGCCACCCAGCTGGCAATCTGTTACACTGTGATGCCCTTCCTGCTACTGGCGGTGGAGCCGACCGTCCTGTACTACCG GTCAATGTACTTCCACGTCCACATCCTCAGCATTCTGACGGCGTTGGTGCTGCAGCCCAAGCAGAGGGGCGCCCAGCCAGCCCACTCCAACAACAACGTGAAGGGAAACTGA
- the mboat1 gene encoding lysophospholipid acyltransferase 1 isoform X2, protein MGEPDISVFKTTGSKWLLPVSEFFGFPLDQVNFLACQVFALGAAFWFRLYLGPRHASPLSRHAVATLFGVSFVIFCFGWYSAHIIGLVLICYCIMVRASIHNIHRYSMITAMGYLTVCQVSRVFIYNYGILSTDFSGPLMIITQKITMLAFQLHDGMSKAPGDLTAEQRRYAVSSRPSLMEYLSYHLNFLSVLVGPCSNYQDYAEFIQGTHVQRRLKRPSASSNGHNGLDKTPELDPSPLGAVVHKVLVCCVCMLLFLTLTKALPISYNVDIIFFSQAPFLTRLAYAFFSIQAARPKFYFAWTLADAINNAAGYGFRGVDENGKACWDLVSNLNIWGIETATSFKTFIDNWNIQTGVWLKTVCYDRAPRYATALTFVLSALWHGVYPGYYFTFLTAIPITLAARAVSLPYPPADPNPPAVGLRSVFTSGCLRASQCRPSSV, encoded by the exons ATGGGAGAGCCAGACATCTCTGTGTTTAAAACTACCGGCTCCAAATGGTTACTCCCAGTCAGCGAATTTTTCGGATTTCCTTTAGATCAG GTCAATTTCTTGGCGTGTCAAGTGTTTGCCCTCGGTGCCGCTTTCTGGTTTCGCCTCTACCTCGGCCCCCGACATGCCAGCCCGCTGTCCCGCCACGCTGTGGCCACCCTCTTTGGGGTCTCTTTCGTTATATTCTGCTTTGGTTG GTATTCAGCGCACATCATCGGTCTGGTGTTAATATGCTACTGCATCATGGTCAGAGCTTCCATTCACAACATCCACAG GTACTCCATGATCACAGCTATGGGTTACCTTACAGTGTGCCAAGTTAGCAGAGTATTTATCTACAACTATGGAATACTATCTACTGACTTCTCTGG GCCTCTGATGATAATCACACAGAAGATCACCATGCTAGCGTTCCAGCTGCACGATG GCATGTCAAAAGCACCTGGGGATCttacagcagagcagaggcGTTACGCTGTCAG CTCCAGACCGTCTCTGATGGAGTACCTCAGCTACCACCTCAACTTCCTCAGTGTCCTGGTGGGGCCCTGCAGTAACTACCAGGACTATGCAGAGTTCATACAGGGGACGCACGTCCAACGGAGGCTCAAACGACCATCAGCCTCCAGCAATGGACACAACGGCCTGGATAAGACCCCAGAGCTAGACCCCTCTCCTCTG GGAGCTGTCGTCCACAAGGTgctggtgtgctgtgtgtgcatgctgctgTTTCTGACCCTCACCAAGGCCTTGCCCATCTCCTACAACGTGGACATCATCTTCTTCAGCCAAGCGCCCTTCCTCACCAGGCTGGCCTATGCATTCTTCTCCATCCAAGCTGCCAGACCCAAGTTCTACTTTGCATGGACTTTAG ctgatGCTATCAACAACGCCGCAGGTTACGGCTTCAGAGGCGTGGATGAGAACGGAAAGGCATGCTGGGACCTCGTCTCCAACCTGAATATCTGGGGCATCGAG ACGGCAACTAGTTTCAAGACGTTTATAGACAACTGGAATATTCAGACTGGTGTTTGGCTGAAGAC ggtgtGCTATGATCGGGCTCCTCGTTATGCCACGGCTCTGACCTTTGTGCTGTCGGCGTTGTGGCACGGTGTCTACCCAGGGTACTACTTCACCTTCCTGACCGCCATCCCCATCACCCTGGCAGCCCGTGCTGTGAGTCTGCCCTACCCTCCCGCTGACCCTAACCCCCCAGCAGTTGGCCTGAGGTCTGTCTTCACCTCAGGATGTCTGAGGGCATCTCAGTGCAGGCCTTCGTCTGTGTAA
- the LOC136944463 gene encoding transcription factor E2F3-like, translated as MRKGISTARDKVVIAGVGGSTLDKNAILTALSDRLTTNFTTATYIQIITPPPCFTQTTNVCISQPPSGNIYSTPHGTNGVGQRPTLGRPRVKRRLALDESDQTYPIEGAKNLRGRGGGRGGGRARHGAAVPELRSPKTPKSPAEKTRYDTSLGLLTKKFVELLGQSSDGVLDLNQAAEILNVQKRRLYDITNVLEGIHLIKKKSKNNIQWMGCSLSESGGTLNQRQRLTEELSDLGLEEGRLDQLIHDCSLDVKQLTEATHNQKFAYVTYQDIRQLGNLDDQTVIVVKAPSDTKLEVPDPEESLSVHLTSTKGPIDVFLCPDENTPSSPVNQAGLDGNGNPPFLKVLEESAENSCKSGSSDGVGRSIPATPAVSVTSLSPITSPFTSLLQQTDDQMALGGPFLNLSPPLLNEDYMLSLGEDEGISDLFDAYDFDKLPLEEYLCN; from the exons ATGAGGAAAGGGATCTCGACAGCCCGGGACAAAGTAGTTATAGCAGGGGTTGGGGGCtcaacattggacaaaaatgcAATATTGACTGCATTGTCCGACCGATTGACTACTAATTTTACCACTGCCACTTATATACAAATTATAACTCCGCCGCCTTGTTTTACACAGACAACAAATGTCTGTATATCACAACCTCCCAGTGGTAATATTTATTCAACTCCGCATGGAACAAACGGTGTTGGACAGCGACCCACACTAGGACGTCCACGG GTGAAAAGGAGATTGGCGTTGGATGAGTCTGACCAGACTTACCCCATTGAGGGAGCCAAGAACCTCAGAGGCCGAGGTGGGGGTCGAGGTGGAGGCCGAGCCAGACACGGAGCTGCAGTGCCAGAACTCAGGAGCCCCAAAA CTCCGAAGTCTCCTGCTGAGAAGACGCGCTATGACACCTCGCTGGGCCTCTTGACCAAGAAATTTGTGGAACTTCTTGGCCAGTCGTCCGACGGAGTCCTTGACCTGAACCAGGCGGCTGAGATCCTCAACGTCCAGAAGAGGCGACTGTATGACATCACTAACGTGCTGGAGGGAATCCACCTTATCAAGAAGAAGTCCAAAAATAACATTCAGTGGAT GGGTTGCAGTCTTTCCGAGAGTGGCGGAACTTTGAACCAGCGCCAGAGGCTGACTGAGGAGTTGTCTGacctgggcctggaggagggcaggctggACCAGCTGATCCATGACTGCAGCCTGGATGTCAAACAGCTGACCGAGGCGACACACAACCAGAA GTTTGCATACGTGACGTACCAGGACATCCGCCAGCTGGGTAACCTTGATGACCAGACGGTGATCGTGGTGAAGGCCCCTTCAGACACCAAGCTGGAAGTTCCTGACCCAGAGGAG AGTCTGTCCGTCCATCTCACCAGCACTAAGGGGCCCAtagatgtgtttttgtgtcctgATGAGAACACACCCAGCAGCCCGGTCAATCAAGCCGGACTCGACGGCAATGGCAACCCACCCTTCCTAAAAGTGTTGGAAG AGTCTGCCGAGAACTCCTGCAAGAGCGGCAGCAGCGACGGCGTGGGCCGCAGCATCCCTGCCACCCCTGCGGTGTCTGTGACCAGCCTGTCCCCCATCACCTCCCCCTTCACCAGCCTGCTGCAGCAGACAGATGACCAGATGGCTCTGGGAGGGCCCTTCCTcaacctgtccccccccctgctcAACGAGGACTATATGCTCAGTCTGGGGGAGGACGAGGGGATCAGCGACCTGTTCGACGCCTACGACTTTGACAAGCTACCCCTGGAGGAATACCTGTGTAACTGA